In Campylobacter concisus, a single window of DNA contains:
- a CDS encoding DedA family protein, with product MLHDVIDFIVASVSSWGYAGIFVMMFLESSFFPFPSEVAMIPAGYLAHKGEMSLVLAFLAGTLGSLLGAIFNYYLCYFFGREIVLKYGKFVGITHEKMDKFEAFFNKHGEISTFNSRLIPGIRQYISLPAGLAKMNIFRFCLFTSLGAGIWCAVLLGVGYFIGSNPDKQTLLIITIALLAVVVVISVVYIIKQRKG from the coding sequence ATGCTGCATGATGTTATTGATTTTATAGTTGCGAGCGTAAGTAGCTGGGGTTATGCTGGCATATTTGTGATGATGTTTTTAGAAAGCTCATTTTTTCCATTTCCAAGTGAGGTCGCGATGATACCGGCTGGCTATTTGGCGCATAAAGGTGAAATGAGTTTAGTTTTGGCCTTTCTTGCAGGCACGCTTGGTAGCTTACTTGGAGCTATTTTTAACTATTATCTTTGCTACTTTTTTGGTCGCGAGATCGTTTTAAAATACGGCAAATTTGTGGGAATTACTCACGAAAAAATGGATAAATTTGAGGCATTTTTCAATAAACACGGCGAAATTTCTACATTTAACTCACGTCTGATTCCTGGCATTCGTCAATACATCAGCCTACCAGCCGGACTTGCTAAGATGAACATTTTTAGATTTTGCCTATTTACCTCACTTGGAGCTGGGATTTGGTGTGCTGTTTTACTTGGAGTCGGCTATTTTATAGGCTCAAACCCTGATAAACAGACACTTTTAATAATCACGATCGCTCTTTTAGCGGTGGTTGTAGTAATAAGTGTAGTCTATATAATAAAGCAAAGAAAAGGCTAA
- the murI gene encoding glutamate racemase, which produces MKIGIFDSGLGGLSVLNEALSKLSEHEFLYYADVKNVPYGQKSRDEILKFSFDAVKFLIENGSNAVVVACNTATSVAIKDIRAKLSVPIIGMEPAIKKAHDLSYNDALKTLVIATPVTVNGAKLKELIINLHAKDKTELLALPRLVNFAENGEFDTENVKSYLKEELAKFDLSKFGFLVLGCTHFNYFKDSLREILPPNISIIDGNEGTINRLVSELGLTISNANLTSNVKFFYSGAEMYEQSELEKISRNLARLEKMRAIC; this is translated from the coding sequence ATGAAGATAGGTATATTTGACTCAGGACTTGGTGGACTAAGCGTCTTAAACGAAGCTTTAAGTAAGCTTAGCGAGCATGAATTTTTATATTACGCAGATGTAAAAAATGTCCCATATGGACAAAAGAGTAGGGATGAGATATTAAAATTTAGCTTTGATGCGGTTAAATTTCTCATAGAAAATGGCTCAAACGCTGTTGTAGTAGCTTGTAACACAGCAACAAGCGTGGCAATAAAAGATATTAGAGCAAAGTTAAGTGTGCCAATCATCGGCATGGAGCCAGCCATAAAAAAGGCTCATGACTTAAGCTATAATGATGCCTTAAAAACGCTTGTCATAGCCACTCCAGTCACCGTAAATGGTGCAAAGCTAAAAGAGCTGATCATAAATTTACACGCAAAAGATAAGACTGAGCTGCTCGCTCTACCTCGCCTTGTAAATTTTGCTGAAAATGGAGAATTTGACACCGAGAATGTGAAATCATATCTAAAAGAAGAGTTAGCCAAATTTGATCTAAGCAAATTTGGGTTTTTAGTGCTTGGCTGCACGCACTTTAACTATTTTAAAGATAGCCTAAGAGAAATTTTGCCGCCAAATATAAGTATAATTGATGGCAACGAAGGGACAATAAACCGCCTTGTTAGCGAGCTTGGGCTTACAATTTCAAATGCAAATTTAACTTCAAATGTGAAATTTTTCTACTCTGGTGCCGAGATGTACGAGCAAAGCGAACTAGAAAAAATTTCAAGAAATTTAGCTAGATTAGAGAAGATGAGGGCGATCTGCTAG
- a CDS encoding MetQ/NlpA family ABC transporter substrate-binding protein → MKIIKLLTASLVALSLHAADKDHTITVGVSPVPHAEILEFVKPKLKDKGYDLVISEISDYSIPNVATEDGSLDANFFQHLPYLEEQNKARGLHLVSVASVHVEPLGFYSKKIKNIKELKDGSKVAIAYDPSNGNRALRILEKAGLIEIDKNVKVATVNDITKNPKNLQFVELEGAQIPRTLDDVDIAAISTNFVLDLGMSVAKDALLLEDANSPYANIIVTRAGNENNPKIKALVDAVLSTDTKNFIITRYKGEVIPAF, encoded by the coding sequence ATGAAAATTATCAAACTTTTAACCGCATCTTTAGTTGCTCTAAGCCTTCACGCAGCTGACAAAGACCACACTATCACTGTTGGCGTCTCACCAGTGCCACACGCTGAAATTTTAGAATTTGTAAAACCAAAGCTAAAAGATAAGGGCTACGACCTTGTTATATCTGAAATTTCAGACTATTCGATACCAAATGTCGCTACAGAAGATGGCAGCTTAGACGCAAATTTCTTTCAGCATTTACCATATCTTGAGGAGCAAAACAAGGCTAGAGGCCTGCATCTTGTAAGCGTTGCAAGCGTGCACGTAGAACCACTTGGCTTTTACTCTAAAAAGATAAAAAACATAAAAGAGCTAAAAGATGGCTCAAAAGTGGCGATCGCTTACGATCCGTCAAATGGCAACAGAGCGCTTAGAATTTTAGAAAAAGCTGGTCTTATAGAGATCGATAAAAACGTAAAAGTTGCAACTGTAAATGACATAACTAAAAATCCTAAAAATTTACAATTTGTAGAGTTAGAAGGTGCTCAGATCCCAAGAACGCTTGATGATGTCGATATCGCTGCTATTAGCACAAATTTCGTCCTTGATCTTGGCATGAGCGTGGCAAAAGACGCACTTTTACTTGAAGATGCCAATAGCCCATACGCTAACATCATCGTCACAAGAGCTGGCAACGAGAACAATCCTAAGATCAAAGCTTTAGTTGATGCGGTGCTTAGTACTGATACTAAAAATTTCATCATCACTCGCTACAAAGGCGAGGTTATACCTGCATTTTAA
- a CDS encoding FtsW/RodA/SpoVE family cell cycle protein, which produces MAVDKIIFYLCSTLIAISIIFSLSLPVFTVLFFNYDEFHFFIRQFIVGCIGIFLMWWLSRLNPEKTLVWIGFGLLISCGIAMGLMHALPASMVTDAGGARRWIRLPGFSLAPVEFFKIGFVYFLAWSFTRKFSEGKRTLLDEIKILMPYIILFGVAIFLIAVMQNDLGQVVVLALTFVTMALFAGASARLFSIGILGAAFVMTVAIISSEHRILRIKSWWGTIQNMVLSFLPDSVADVLRVADAPEPYQISHSLNAIKHGEFFGEGLGAGIFKLGFLSEVHTDFVLAGIAEEVGVFGILCIVAIFITLLYRIFRISARSENKVYHLFTLGVGLILSFSFLMNSYGITSITPIKGIAVPFLSYGGSSVLAICIGIGMVLMVSKRAKL; this is translated from the coding sequence TTGGCAGTTGATAAGATTATTTTCTATCTTTGTTCGACTTTGATCGCTATAAGCATTATTTTTTCACTATCTTTGCCAGTTTTTACGGTTTTATTTTTTAATTACGACGAATTTCACTTTTTCATCCGCCAGTTTATTGTTGGTTGTATAGGAATTTTTCTCATGTGGTGGCTCTCCAGGCTCAATCCTGAAAAGACGCTTGTTTGGATAGGATTTGGCCTTCTTATATCTTGCGGTATCGCCATGGGGCTAATGCATGCATTGCCAGCTTCAATGGTGACTGACGCTGGTGGTGCTAGGCGTTGGATTAGACTACCTGGCTTTTCGCTAGCTCCAGTTGAGTTTTTTAAAATTGGTTTTGTCTATTTCTTAGCTTGGAGTTTTACTAGAAAATTTAGTGAAGGCAAAAGGACCTTGCTAGATGAGATTAAGATACTTATGCCTTATATTATTCTTTTTGGTGTTGCTATCTTTCTTATCGCTGTTATGCAAAATGACCTTGGTCAAGTGGTCGTGTTGGCACTTACATTTGTGACGATGGCACTTTTTGCAGGAGCAAGTGCGAGACTTTTTAGCATCGGTATCTTAGGAGCTGCTTTTGTTATGACTGTAGCGATAATCAGCTCTGAGCATAGAATTTTACGTATAAAGTCATGGTGGGGCACGATACAAAATATGGTGCTTTCTTTCTTACCTGACAGCGTTGCAGATGTATTAAGAGTAGCTGATGCGCCAGAGCCATATCAAATTTCTCACTCATTAAACGCTATAAAGCATGGCGAATTTTTCGGCGAAGGGCTTGGCGCTGGTATCTTTAAACTCGGCTTTTTAAGTGAGGTCCATACTGACTTTGTATTAGCTGGTATCGCTGAAGAGGTCGGTGTTTTTGGTATTTTGTGTATCGTAGCTATATTTATAACGCTACTTTATAGAATTTTTAGAATTTCAGCCAGAAGCGAAAATAAGGTCTATCATCTATTTACGCTTGGTGTAGGACTTATATTATCGTTTTCATTTTTAATGAATAGCTATGGTATCACATCGATCACGCCTATCAAGGGTATTGCTGTGCCATTTCTTAGTTACGGTGGTAGCTCTGTGCTTGCGATTTGTATCGGTATCGGCATGGTTTTGATGGTTAGTAAAAGGGCAAAATTATGA
- a CDS encoding methionine ABC transporter ATP-binding protein has protein sequence MIKIEKLSKFYGDTQILFDINLEVKKGEIFAIVGHSGAGKSTLLRCINGLESYQGGSLKVFDQEIKNLDEMQQRILRRDVGMIFQHFALMARKNVFENVATPLKFWGYKSDETEKRVRELLNLVGLESKAKSYPSELSGGQKQRVAIARALALNPKILLSDEATSALDPNTTNQILELLEKINKELDISVVIVTHEMEVVKSIAKRAILLEGGKIIGSGSIEELFLKPDEKMKEFLGEVEILPSTGTNIRLFFPKEVAQNSVITHMARSLNIDFNIVWGKLEKLNDNVLGSLVINIDEKDKENVLNYIKQSGVLWEVA, from the coding sequence GTGATAAAAATAGAGAAATTAAGCAAATTTTATGGTGATACGCAGATCCTTTTTGATATAAATTTAGAGGTTAAAAAGGGTGAAATTTTTGCTATTGTAGGACACAGCGGCGCTGGCAAGTCAACACTTTTAAGATGCATAAACGGTCTAGAAAGCTATCAAGGTGGGAGCTTAAAAGTCTTTGATCAAGAGATAAAAAATTTAGATGAGATGCAGCAAAGAATTTTAAGGCGAGATGTTGGAATGATATTTCAGCATTTTGCCTTGATGGCTAGAAAAAACGTCTTTGAAAACGTGGCTACTCCGCTTAAATTTTGGGGCTATAAAAGCGATGAAACTGAAAAAAGAGTGAGAGAACTTTTAAATTTAGTCGGTCTTGAAAGCAAGGCAAAAAGCTATCCAAGCGAGCTAAGTGGCGGTCAAAAACAGCGCGTCGCCATCGCTAGAGCGCTTGCTTTAAATCCTAAAATTCTACTAAGCGACGAGGCGACTTCGGCTCTTGATCCAAACACGACAAATCAAATTTTAGAATTGCTTGAAAAGATAAACAAAGAGCTAGACATCAGCGTCGTCATCGTCACGCACGAGATGGAGGTAGTAAAATCGATCGCAAAACGCGCCATCTTGCTTGAAGGCGGCAAGATCATAGGCTCTGGAAGTATTGAAGAGCTATTTTTAAAGCCAGATGAGAAGATGAAAGAGTTTTTGGGTGAAGTCGAAATTTTGCCGAGCACTGGCACAAATATCAGGCTATTTTTTCCAAAAGAAGTGGCTCAAAATAGCGTGATCACGCACATGGCCAGAAGCCTAAACATCGACTTTAACATAGTCTGGGGCAAGCTTGAAAAGCTAAACGACAACGTCCTTGGCTCACTTGTCATAAATATAGATGAAAAAGATAAAGAAAACGTGCTTAACTATATCAAGCAAAGTGGCGTTTTATGGGAGGTTGCTTGA
- a CDS encoding valine--tRNA ligase, with translation MVEFYNAKEIEDKFYKIWEERGYFEIDANKDIQKDERKFCIMMPPPNVTGSLHIGHALTFTLQDIMTRYKRMDGYKTLWQPGLDHAGIATQNVVEKQLLAQGIKKEELGREKFVEKVWEWKEKSGGMIVHQMRKLGITPAWSRQRFTMDEGLRKAVKKAFVNLYDKGLIVQKNYMINWCTHDGALSDIEVEHKENKGKLYHLRYYFADKPSEFVVVATTRPETYFGDTAVMVNPNDERYKNLIGKKVVLPIINREIEIIADEHVDMEFGTGLVKVTPAHDQNDYEVGKKHNLEFITVFDEKGILNDKCDKFAGLERLEARDIVVAELEKLGNVEKIEDYENQVGYCYRCKNVVEPYISKQWFVKKEIADEAIAKVGEGLAKFYPPHWINSFNAWMRELRDWCISRQLWWGHQIPVFYCDDCGHMWADEDEPCECKKCKSKNFHQDPDVLDTWFSSGLWPFSTLGWGNDNELKNEKWFEGDLAEFYPNNLLITGFDILFFWVARMMFQGENALGKLPFDDIYLHALVKDEFGRKMSKSLGNVIDPLDSINEYSADILRFTLTLLAVQGRDIKLSDAKMKQVRNFTNKLYNASKYLMLNESKFPNLEDIKLQTKLGIYMNSRFNECVREVRENIDAYRFNDAANTLYKFFWDEFCDWGIELSKADKASVKELGSIFKEAMKLLNPFMPFLSEYLFQELSGTQLENTKSIMVMSYPEVKERNLDVEKKFELVIEAIVAIRRAKATIDLGNSKIAKAFVKFNDKIDLDEVKEYIKLLAKCEEIGFVDEKIENSIRDVSENLEAFVPLEGLDMSGIITRLRSQKTKLEKEIAKLSGMLNNQNFVANAPKEVIETNKEALESAEAKFKKVCEELEALGEK, from the coding sequence AAAAAGATGAACGTAAATTTTGCATTATGATGCCACCTCCAAACGTGACTGGCTCGCTTCACATCGGACACGCCCTAACCTTCACACTTCAAGACATCATGACTCGTTATAAGAGAATGGACGGCTACAAGACGCTTTGGCAGCCAGGACTTGACCACGCTGGCATCGCCACTCAAAATGTCGTAGAAAAGCAGCTTTTGGCTCAAGGGATCAAAAAAGAAGAGCTTGGACGTGAGAAATTTGTAGAAAAAGTGTGGGAATGGAAGGAAAAAAGCGGCGGCATGATCGTCCATCAGATGCGTAAGCTTGGCATCACTCCGGCTTGGTCACGCCAGAGATTTACTATGGATGAGGGCTTAAGAAAAGCTGTAAAAAAAGCCTTTGTAAATTTATACGACAAAGGGCTGATCGTTCAGAAAAACTACATGATAAACTGGTGTACGCATGATGGCGCACTTTCTGACATCGAGGTTGAGCACAAAGAGAATAAAGGCAAGCTTTATCATTTGAGATATTATTTTGCAGACAAGCCAAGTGAATTTGTTGTTGTGGCTACAACCCGTCCTGAAACATATTTCGGCGACACTGCCGTAATGGTAAATCCAAACGACGAGCGCTATAAAAATTTAATCGGCAAAAAAGTGGTGCTACCTATCATAAATAGAGAGATCGAGATTATCGCGGACGAGCACGTTGATATGGAGTTTGGAACAGGCCTTGTTAAGGTCACACCTGCACACGATCAAAACGACTACGAGGTTGGCAAAAAGCACAACCTTGAGTTTATCACTGTCTTTGATGAAAAAGGCATTTTAAACGACAAGTGCGATAAATTTGCAGGTCTTGAAAGGCTTGAGGCCAGAGATATCGTCGTAGCCGAGCTTGAAAAACTTGGCAATGTTGAAAAGATAGAGGACTATGAAAACCAAGTGGGATACTGCTACCGCTGCAAAAATGTCGTTGAGCCATATATCTCAAAGCAGTGGTTTGTCAAAAAAGAGATCGCAGACGAGGCGATCGCAAAGGTCGGCGAAGGCTTAGCGAAATTTTACCCACCGCACTGGATAAACAGTTTTAACGCGTGGATGAGAGAGCTAAGAGACTGGTGTATCTCACGCCAGCTTTGGTGGGGACATCAAATTCCTGTATTTTACTGTGATGATTGCGGTCATATGTGGGCTGACGAGGACGAGCCGTGTGAGTGCAAAAAGTGTAAAAGTAAAAATTTCCACCAAGACCCAGACGTGCTAGATACGTGGTTTAGCTCTGGTCTTTGGCCATTTAGTACGCTTGGCTGGGGCAATGATAATGAGCTAAAAAATGAAAAATGGTTTGAAGGCGATTTGGCCGAATTTTACCCAAACAACCTTCTCATAACTGGCTTTGATATTTTATTTTTCTGGGTTGCTAGGATGATGTTTCAGGGTGAAAATGCCCTTGGCAAGCTGCCGTTTGACGATATCTATCTGCACGCGCTTGTAAAGGATGAATTCGGCAGAAAGATGAGCAAGAGTCTTGGTAACGTCATCGATCCGCTTGATAGCATAAATGAATATAGCGCCGATATATTGCGCTTTACGCTCACACTTCTAGCCGTTCAAGGACGTGACATCAAGCTAAGTGATGCCAAGATGAAGCAGGTAAGAAATTTCACCAACAAGCTTTATAATGCGAGCAAATACCTCATGCTAAATGAGAGCAAATTTCCAAATTTAGAGGATATCAAGCTTCAAACAAAGCTTGGAATTTATATGAATAGCCGCTTTAACGAGTGCGTGAGAGAGGTACGCGAAAACATCGACGCTTACCGCTTCAATGACGCAGCAAACACACTTTATAAATTCTTTTGGGATGAGTTTTGCGATTGGGGTATCGAGCTTAGCAAGGCTGATAAAGCGAGCGTAAAAGAGCTTGGAAGCATATTTAAAGAGGCTATGAAGCTGCTAAATCCTTTTATGCCGTTTCTCTCAGAGTATCTATTTCAGGAGCTTAGCGGCACACAGCTTGAAAATACAAAATCAATAATGGTGATGAGCTATCCAGAGGTAAAAGAGCGAAATTTAGATGTTGAGAAGAAATTTGAACTAGTTATCGAAGCGATCGTTGCGATTCGCCGTGCAAAAGCAACCATAGATCTTGGCAACTCAAAGATAGCAAAAGCTTTTGTTAAATTTAACGACAAAATAGATCTTGATGAAGTCAAAGAGTATATCAAGCTGCTTGCAAAATGCGAAGAGATCGGCTTTGTAGATGAAAAAATAGAAAATTCTATCAGAGATGTGAGTGAAAATTTAGAGGCGTTTGTCCCACTTGAAGGGCTTGATATGAGCGGTATCATCACAAGGCTAAGGTCTCAAAAGACAAAGCTTGAAAAAGAGATAGCCAAACTCTCAGGCATGCTAAATAACCAAAATTTCGTAGCAAACGCACCAAAAGAGGTTATAGAGACGAACAAAGAGGCGCTAGAGAGCGCTGAGGCTAAATTTAAAAAAGTATGTGAAGAATTAGAAGCTCTTGGAGAAAAATAG
- a CDS encoding methionine ABC transporter permease, whose translation MFGIDFSKFPDVFSRILLPAIGETLYMSIVSTLLAFAIGLIPAVLLILSDKDGLKPNKQLYLVLDIVINVLRSFPFIILIIVLFPITKMIVGTSIGTTAAIVPLTIGAAPFVARLIENALKEVDKGIIEAAQSFGSSKFQIIFRVMFVEALPGIISAFTLTLIVNIGFSAMAGAVGGGGLGSVAINYGYQRFRPDIMLYTVVILIIMVQIFQVLGNYLYKISKK comes from the coding sequence ATGTTTGGTATTGATTTTTCTAAATTTCCAGATGTTTTTTCTAGGATACTTTTGCCAGCTATCGGCGAAACGCTATATATGAGCATCGTCTCCACCCTGCTCGCCTTTGCCATAGGCCTTATACCTGCGGTTTTACTCATCCTTTCAGATAAAGACGGACTAAAGCCAAACAAGCAGCTTTATCTTGTACTTGATATCGTTATAAACGTGCTTAGAAGCTTTCCGTTTATCATTTTAATCATCGTGCTCTTTCCAATTACAAAAATGATCGTAGGTACTAGTATTGGCACCACAGCTGCGATCGTTCCGCTAACTATCGGAGCGGCCCCATTTGTAGCAAGGCTCATTGAAAATGCGCTAAAAGAGGTTGATAAAGGCATCATCGAAGCTGCTCAAAGTTTTGGTAGCTCGAAATTTCAGATCATTTTTCGCGTGATGTTTGTAGAGGCGCTTCCTGGTATCATCTCGGCATTTACGCTAACGCTTATCGTAAACATCGGCTTTTCAGCAATGGCTGGTGCAGTTGGTGGTGGCGGGCTTGGCTCTGTCGCTATAAACTACGGCTATCAAAGATTTCGCCCAGATATAATGCTCTACACTGTGGTTATTCTTATCATAATGGTTCAAATTTTCCAGGTTTTAGGTAACTATCTCTATAAAATTTCAAAAAAATAG
- a CDS encoding MetQ/NlpA family ABC transporter substrate-binding protein produces MKKLLLTSLVALGLSVSANAADKSKTIIVGATPIPHAEILEVVKPILAKDGYTLEIKEFNDYTTPNLATEDGDLDANFFQHLPYLDEFNKNKGTHLIKTVGVHLEPMGVYSKKIKDIKDLKDGSTVSVPNDPTNESRALDILANAGLIKLNDNPLKTPLDIVDNPKKLKFEEIETAQVPRTLDDVTIAVINTNYALNANLNPVKDALVLESKNSPYVNYVVVKSGNENSPKIKALDKAINSSEVKKFIEIKYNGAILPAF; encoded by the coding sequence ATGAAAAAACTACTTCTCACTTCTTTAGTTGCTCTTGGTCTTAGTGTAAGTGCAAATGCAGCTGATAAATCAAAAACAATAATCGTTGGTGCTACACCTATTCCACATGCTGAAATTTTAGAGGTTGTAAAGCCTATTTTGGCAAAAGATGGCTACACACTTGAGATCAAAGAATTTAACGACTACACCACGCCAAACCTTGCGACAGAGGACGGCGACCTTGACGCAAACTTCTTTCAGCACCTTCCATATTTGGACGAATTTAACAAAAACAAGGGCACTCATCTTATAAAAACAGTTGGCGTTCACCTTGAGCCAATGGGAGTTTATTCTAAAAAGATAAAAGACATCAAGGATCTAAAAGATGGTTCGACTGTATCTGTCCCAAATGATCCGACAAATGAAAGCCGTGCTTTAGATATTCTTGCAAATGCTGGACTTATTAAGCTAAATGATAATCCACTAAAAACTCCGCTTGATATAGTTGATAACCCTAAAAAGCTTAAATTTGAAGAGATAGAGACTGCTCAAGTACCAAGAACGCTTGATGACGTTACTATTGCAGTTATCAACACAAATTACGCTCTAAATGCTAATCTTAATCCAGTAAAAGACGCACTTGTGCTTGAAAGCAAAAATAGCCCGTATGTAAACTACGTTGTAGTAAAGTCTGGCAACGAAAATAGCCCTAAAATAAAGGCTCTTGATAAAGCAATAAACTCATCAGAAGTTAAAAAATTTATCGAGATAAAATATAACGGCGCTATCCTTCCAGCATTTTAA